A part of Girardinichthys multiradiatus isolate DD_20200921_A chromosome 12, DD_fGirMul_XY1, whole genome shotgun sequence genomic DNA contains:
- the LOC124878521 gene encoding dickkopf-related protein 1-like, protein MWIYWSILCVSLVCGLALDSNTIRSSKEATLQSSGQLRRACSNRAERRSSNTDRQMDRQQAKDRITNSFNQTKGPEMSSCVRSGDCAAGLCCARYLTGKRCQRIPLEGEACLLRGTTKLRRNLGRCNCSSGLTCAAVGGADQGKNKRQGVCLIRTRQAQRKTRHSGKKKKRTAERSC, encoded by the exons ATGTGGATCTACTGGAGCATCCTGTGTGTATCTCTGGTTTGTGGTCTGGCTCTGGACTCAAACACCATCAGATCTTCCAAAGAGGCAACACTGCAGAGCTCTGGGCAGCTG AGGAGGGCCTGCAGTAACAGAGCAGAGAGAAGAAGCTCCAACACTGACAGACAGATGGACCGACAACAAGCCAAAGACAGAATTACCAACAGCTTCAACCAAACCAAAG GTCCAGAGATGTCCAGCTGCGTTCGCTCTGGTGACTGTGCTGCTGGGCTCTGCTGCGCCCGGTACCTGACCGGGAAAAGGTGCCAGAGGATCCCACTTGAGGGCGAGGCCTGTCTCCTACGGGGCACCACCAAGCTTCGCAGGAACCTGGGCCGCTGCAACTGCTCTTCCGGATTAACCTGTGCTGCAGTTGGTGGGGCAGATCAGGGTAAGAACAAAAGGCAGGGAGTGTGCTTGATCCGGACCAGacaggcccagaggaagacgagACACTctgggaagaagaagaagagaacgGCTGAGCGGAGCTGCTGA